The proteins below are encoded in one region of Callospermophilus lateralis isolate mCalLat2 chromosome 9, mCalLat2.hap1, whole genome shotgun sequence:
- the Rab17 gene encoding ras-related protein Rab-17, which produces MAQADGLTPPRDAPGQPRVSKLVLLGSGSVGKSSLVLRYVKDDFKSVLPTVGCAFFTKVVDLGASSLKLEIWDTAGQEKYHSVCHLYFRGANAALLVYDITRKDSFHKARQWLADLEKELHPGEGVVMLVGNKTDLGEQREVTFQEGKEFAESHKLLFMETSAKLNLQVSEVFSTVAQELLQREARQSHSAQGDAAVVLNAGPARQAKCCAH; this is translated from the exons ATGGCGCAGGCAGATGGACTCACCCCGCCCAGGGATGCCCCTGGCCAGCCCCGAGTGTCCAAGCTGGTCCTCCTGGGAAGTGGCTCCGTGGGCAAGTCCAGCCTGGTGCTCCGGTACGTGAAGGACGACTTCAAGAGTGTCCTGCCGACTGTGGGAT GTGCGTTCTTCACAAAGGTGGTGGACTTGGGAGCCTCGTCTCTGAAGCTTGAGATCTGGGACACGGCTGGCCAGGAGAAGTACCACAGCGTCTGCCACCTCTACTTCAGGGGTGCCAATGCCGCGCTGCTGGTGTACGACATCACCAGGAAG gactCCTTCCACAAGGCCCGGCAGTGGCTGGCAGACCTGGAGAAGGAGCTCCACCCAGGGGAGGGCGTGGTGATGCTGGTCGGCAACAAGACGGACCTCGGCGAGCAGCGGGAGGTGACTTTCCAG GAAGGGAAGGAGTTTGCTGAGAGCCACAAGTTGCTGTTCATGGAAACCTCCGCCAAGCTGAACCTCCAGGTGTCCGAGGTCTTCAGCACCGTGG CGCAAGAGCTACTGCAGAGGGAGGCCAGGCAGAGCCACAGCGCACAGGGGGACGCAGCCGTGGTTCTGAATGCGGGTCCTGCCCGGCAGGCCAAATGCTGTGCCCATTAG